One stretch of Jiangella gansuensis DSM 44835 DNA includes these proteins:
- a CDS encoding ABC transporter substrate-binding protein, translating to MRYLPPVVALALLAAACGADAAGTADDTSDAGATVDAAGGGTTYPLTVQNCGVDVTFDAPPERVVMLESAPVTVLHGLGVLDAAVLRAGAFPAEYYDDATNEAIAGIESLGEDVDESGHLQISQEVIIAQQPDLVIGLPDGITREGLAGVGINALVQPVYCPNGVEATTFDDVYEQIESMGQIFDRAEAAGELVSELRDRVEAVEASVEGAPERTAAVLFPTVGGGSGYAYGNRSMAHPQLEAAGFTNVFADVDERVFEVTLEQIIAADPDVLVLLHVDGDPDAVKNAVLSLPGAEGLRAVQNDDILVQLFNFTEPPTPLSIDGLERIAERFGTGR from the coding sequence ATGCGATACCTGCCGCCCGTCGTCGCGCTCGCCCTGCTGGCCGCCGCGTGCGGCGCCGACGCCGCCGGCACCGCCGACGACACGAGCGATGCCGGCGCCACCGTGGACGCCGCCGGCGGCGGTACGACCTATCCGCTCACCGTCCAGAACTGTGGTGTCGACGTCACGTTCGACGCCCCGCCGGAGCGGGTGGTGATGCTGGAGAGCGCCCCGGTCACCGTCCTGCACGGACTGGGCGTCCTGGACGCGGCGGTGCTGCGGGCCGGGGCGTTCCCCGCGGAGTACTACGACGACGCCACCAACGAAGCGATCGCCGGCATCGAGTCGCTCGGCGAGGACGTGGACGAGAGCGGCCACCTGCAGATCTCGCAGGAGGTCATCATCGCCCAGCAGCCGGACCTGGTCATCGGCCTGCCCGATGGCATCACGCGGGAGGGCCTGGCCGGCGTCGGCATCAACGCCCTGGTGCAGCCGGTGTACTGCCCCAACGGCGTCGAGGCCACGACGTTCGACGACGTCTACGAGCAGATCGAGTCGATGGGCCAGATCTTCGACCGGGCCGAGGCGGCCGGCGAGCTGGTGTCCGAGCTGCGGGACCGGGTCGAGGCCGTCGAAGCCTCGGTCGAGGGCGCACCCGAACGCACCGCCGCCGTCCTCTTCCCCACCGTCGGCGGCGGCAGCGGCTACGCGTACGGCAATCGGAGCATGGCGCACCCGCAGTTGGAGGCCGCCGGGTTCACCAACGTATTCGCCGACGTCGACGAGCGGGTGTTCGAGGTGACGCTCGAGCAGATCATCGCCGCCGACCCCGACGTGCTCGTCCTGCTCCACGTCGACGGCGACCCGGACGCGGTGAAGAACGCCGTGCTCAGTCTCCCCGGCGCCGAGGGACTGCGCGCGGTGCAGAACGACGACATCCTGGTGCAGCTGTTCAACTTCACCGAGCCGCCCACGCCGCTGTCCATCGACGGCCTGGAGCGTATCGCCGAGCGGTTCGGCACCGGCCGATGA
- a CDS encoding FecCD family ABC transporter permease, with product MSVTAIDLTELPDDDLGQGAQRRRTALWIGGLSAGLLVTVVLAVGLGAVSISPATVARIVTHHIAGWPAEVTWTTAEDSIVWQVRLPRVVLGVVVGAALAVCGVALQAMVRNLLADPYLLGVTSGASTGAAAAILFGLGAGFGENALSVSAFLGALGASAAVFVVARAGGRITSLRLLMAGVAVGYALYAATSFLIFASDSAEGARSVLFWLLGSLGLARWSAPLALVVAIVCLTVAALMVWSRRLDALAIGDETAHTLGVPPTRFRVQLLLVVSLCVGAVVAAAGGIGFVGLVIPHIARRFVGAAHGRVVPVAALIGAIFLVWADVAARTVLAPRELPIGIITALVGAPFLLLLVRRFHAAGS from the coding sequence GTGAGCGTCACGGCCATCGACCTGACCGAGCTGCCGGACGACGACCTCGGTCAGGGAGCCCAGCGGCGGCGCACGGCGCTGTGGATCGGCGGGCTGTCCGCCGGCCTGCTGGTCACCGTGGTGCTCGCGGTGGGGCTCGGCGCGGTGTCCATCTCGCCGGCCACGGTGGCGCGCATCGTCACCCACCACATCGCCGGCTGGCCGGCCGAGGTCACCTGGACGACGGCGGAGGACTCCATCGTCTGGCAGGTACGGCTGCCGCGGGTCGTGCTCGGTGTGGTCGTGGGCGCGGCGCTCGCGGTCTGCGGGGTGGCGCTGCAGGCCATGGTGCGCAACCTGCTCGCGGACCCCTACCTCCTCGGCGTGACCTCCGGGGCGTCCACCGGCGCCGCGGCGGCCATCCTGTTCGGGCTGGGCGCCGGGTTCGGTGAGAACGCGTTGTCGGTCAGCGCGTTCCTCGGCGCGCTGGGCGCCTCCGCCGCGGTGTTCGTGGTGGCCCGGGCCGGCGGCCGCATCACCTCATTGCGGTTGCTCATGGCCGGGGTCGCCGTCGGCTACGCCCTCTACGCGGCCACCAGCTTCCTGATCTTCGCCTCCGACTCGGCCGAAGGCGCCCGGTCGGTCCTGTTCTGGCTGCTCGGCTCGCTCGGTCTGGCCCGCTGGTCCGCGCCGCTGGCCCTCGTCGTCGCGATCGTGTGCCTGACGGTGGCGGCGCTGATGGTGTGGAGCCGGCGGCTGGACGCGCTCGCCATCGGCGACGAGACCGCGCACACCCTCGGCGTCCCGCCCACCCGGTTCCGGGTGCAGCTGCTGCTGGTGGTGTCGCTGTGCGTCGGCGCGGTCGTCGCGGCCGCCGGCGGCATCGGCTTCGTCGGCCTGGTCATCCCGCACATCGCGCGGCGCTTCGTGGGCGCCGCGCACGGCCGGGTGGTTCCGGTGGCCGCGCTCATCGGGGCGATCTTCCTGGTGTGGGCCGACGTCGCCGCCCGGACCGTCCTGGCGCCGCGAGAGCTGCCCATCGGCATCATCACCGCCCTCGTCGGCGCGCCGTTCCTGCTGCTCCTGGTCCGGCGCTTCCACGCCGCCGGGTCCTGA
- a CDS encoding sensor histidine kinase, with protein sequence MGVALLGGLWPAVTVAVFGSLLLNWYLTPPYHTLTIADPENALALAIFILVGVGVASVVDLAARRTLQAARSSAEADTLSALAGSVLRGEDTVVPILEQMRERFGMESVTLLERDGGGRGAWRPVAHAGDPACRGPGDGTSEVMVSETLTLGLRGPVLDAGYRRVLEAFAAQAAVVLDRQRLRQRAAEARQLEEGEAIRTALLAAVSHDLRTPLAAIKAGVTSLRQDDVEWSPADEAALLATVGEATDTLERLIDNLLDLSRLETRTVHPVPRPVSLDEIVPRAVAGVPPGSVVLDIPESLPLLVTDAGLVERAMANVVENAVKYSPHGAEVTVSAALVPALGPGAGHVVEVRVVDRGPGVSDEDKATMFLPFQRLGDSRPARVAGTPGVGAGVGLGLAVARGFVDAVGGTLTADDTPGGGLTMVVRLPVAAMPATPAPDRVEETA encoded by the coding sequence GTGGGGGTGGCACTGCTGGGCGGGTTGTGGCCGGCGGTGACCGTCGCGGTCTTCGGCAGCCTGCTGCTCAACTGGTACCTCACGCCGCCCTACCACACGCTGACCATCGCCGACCCGGAGAACGCCCTCGCGCTGGCGATCTTCATCCTGGTCGGTGTCGGCGTCGCCTCCGTCGTCGACCTGGCCGCACGGCGCACCCTGCAGGCGGCGCGCAGCAGCGCGGAGGCCGACACCCTCTCCGCTCTCGCCGGCAGCGTGCTGCGCGGCGAGGACACCGTCGTGCCGATCTTGGAACAGATGCGCGAACGTTTCGGCATGGAGTCCGTCACCCTGCTGGAGCGCGACGGCGGCGGCCGTGGAGCCTGGCGGCCCGTCGCGCATGCCGGCGACCCCGCGTGCCGCGGGCCCGGAGACGGCACCTCGGAGGTGATGGTCTCCGAGACGCTGACGCTGGGCCTGCGCGGACCGGTGCTCGACGCCGGCTACCGGCGGGTCCTGGAGGCGTTCGCCGCCCAGGCGGCGGTGGTGCTCGACCGGCAGCGGCTGCGGCAACGGGCCGCGGAGGCGCGCCAGCTGGAGGAGGGCGAGGCCATCCGCACCGCCCTTCTCGCGGCCGTCTCGCACGACCTGCGCACCCCGCTCGCCGCCATCAAGGCGGGCGTCACCAGCCTGCGCCAGGACGATGTCGAGTGGAGCCCCGCCGACGAGGCCGCGTTGCTGGCCACGGTGGGCGAGGCCACCGACACGCTGGAGCGGCTGATCGACAACCTGCTCGACCTGTCCCGGCTGGAGACCCGGACGGTGCATCCGGTGCCGCGACCGGTGAGCCTCGACGAGATCGTCCCGCGCGCCGTCGCCGGCGTACCGCCGGGCAGCGTCGTGCTGGACATCCCGGAATCGCTGCCGCTGCTGGTCACCGACGCCGGCCTGGTGGAGCGGGCGATGGCCAACGTGGTGGAGAACGCGGTCAAGTACTCACCGCACGGCGCCGAGGTGACCGTGTCCGCGGCACTCGTACCGGCGCTGGGACCCGGTGCCGGCCACGTCGTGGAGGTGCGGGTGGTCGATCGCGGCCCCGGCGTGTCCGACGAGGACAAGGCGACGATGTTCCTGCCGTTCCAGCGCCTCGGCGACTCCCGGCCGGCACGAGTGGCCGGAACGCCCGGCGTGGGCGCCGGCGTCGGTCTGGGTCTCGCCGTCGCCCGCGGCTTCGTAGACGCCGTCGGCGGAACCCTCACCGCGGACGACACCCCCGGCGGCGGGCTGACCATGGTGGTGCGCCTGCCCGTCGCCGCGATGCCCGCCACCCCCGCACCGGACCGGGTCGAGGAGACCGCATGA
- a CDS encoding response regulator: MTAPETADGNRVLVVDDEQALTRALAINLRARGWDVITAADGHGALDAAAHKDPDIVILDLGLPDMDGVEVIGGLRGWTTVPIIVLSARTGSDDKVEALDTGADDYVTKPFGMDELLARLRAARRRAIPADGESSIVTAGELTIDLARKKVARAGSDVRLTPTEWHLLEVLVRNAGRLVSHTQLLHEVWGPAYGSETNYLRVYSAQLRRKLEPDPARPRHIITEPGMGYRFEP; this comes from the coding sequence ATGACGGCACCGGAGACCGCGGACGGGAACCGCGTTCTCGTCGTCGACGACGAACAGGCACTCACCCGGGCCCTGGCCATCAACCTGCGCGCCCGCGGCTGGGACGTCATCACCGCCGCCGACGGACACGGCGCGCTCGACGCTGCCGCCCACAAGGACCCGGACATCGTCATCCTCGATCTGGGCCTGCCCGACATGGACGGCGTCGAGGTCATCGGCGGGCTGCGCGGCTGGACGACGGTGCCGATCATCGTCCTGTCGGCGCGGACCGGCTCCGACGACAAGGTGGAGGCTCTCGACACCGGCGCCGACGACTACGTCACCAAGCCCTTCGGCATGGACGAGCTGCTGGCCCGGCTCCGCGCCGCCCGCCGCCGCGCCATCCCGGCGGATGGGGAGAGCTCCATCGTCACGGCGGGCGAGCTCACCATCGACCTGGCCCGCAAGAAGGTCGCCCGCGCCGGTTCCGACGTCCGGCTGACCCCCACCGAATGGCATCTGCTGGAAGTGCTGGTGCGCAACGCCGGCCGCCTGGTGTCGCACACACAGCTGCTGCACGAGGTGTGGGGGCCGGCGTACGGGTCCGAGACGAACTATCTGCGCGTCTACTCCGCGCAGCTTCGGCGGAAGCTGGAACCCGACCCGGCCCGGCCGCGGCACATCATCACCGAACCGGGCATGGGGTACCGCTTCGAGCCGTGA
- a CDS encoding NAD(P)H-binding protein produces the protein MRIAVTGASGTVGGQVATQLAAYPEHDVVALVRPATRWSPPPRVLVAPADYADPATLRAALDGVDTLVFVSSDGHAATVMLHHVNVVQAAADCGVGHVVVLSGLDVDVESPFCYAVTNGHTERLLASSGCAVSVARASIYTEFFLRLAEGAVDRGQLRLPAGDGRLSLVSRTDVARSLAALALAGPTGRRHDITGPSALDVPAIAAAMSAARGDRLEYIDVDPADYTAALARAGETSWWAHAYSTMLESVRHQRWGAVSDEVARLTGTPPASVHDVLTARSGTPCPVR, from the coding sequence ATGCGGATCGCGGTGACCGGAGCGAGCGGCACTGTGGGCGGCCAGGTCGCGACGCAGCTGGCCGCGTACCCCGAACACGACGTCGTGGCGCTGGTCCGGCCGGCCACCCGATGGTCTCCCCCGCCCCGCGTCCTCGTCGCGCCCGCCGACTACGCCGACCCGGCGACCCTGCGGGCCGCGCTGGACGGCGTCGACACCCTGGTCTTCGTCTCCAGCGACGGCCACGCCGCCACCGTGATGCTGCACCACGTGAATGTCGTGCAGGCCGCCGCCGACTGCGGAGTCGGGCATGTCGTCGTCCTCAGCGGCCTGGACGTCGACGTGGAGTCACCGTTCTGCTACGCCGTCACCAACGGGCACACCGAGCGGTTGCTGGCGTCCAGCGGTTGCGCGGTCTCCGTCGCCCGAGCGTCGATCTACACCGAGTTCTTCCTGCGGCTGGCCGAGGGTGCCGTCGATCGCGGTCAGCTGCGGCTGCCCGCCGGCGACGGGCGCCTCTCGCTGGTCTCGCGCACCGACGTCGCACGGTCGCTGGCCGCGCTCGCGCTGGCCGGTCCCACTGGCCGCCGCCACGACATCACCGGACCGTCGGCCCTCGACGTACCGGCGATTGCGGCCGCGATGTCGGCGGCCCGGGGCGATCGGCTCGAGTACATCGACGTCGACCCGGCCGACTACACGGCCGCACTCGCCCGGGCGGGTGAGACCTCCTGGTGGGCGCACGCCTACAGCACCATGCTGGAGTCGGTACGCCACCAGCGCTGGGGCGCCGTGTCCGACGAGGTGGCCCGGCTGACCGGAACACCACCCGCCTCCGTCCACGACGTCCTCACGGCTCGAAGCGGTACCCCATGCCCGGTTCGGTGA
- a CDS encoding RNA polymerase sigma factor, protein MTHPSHAELTRVVREHAGRLAGALVRLIGDFATAEDLVQDAVVKALERWPAEGIPERPEAWLFTVARRRGLDILRRESTYRAKLAQVQWPVQPEPDERLRLIFTCCHPSLPRAAQIALTLRVVCGLTTAQIAGAFLVPEATVAQRITRAKRKITDAGIPYRLPAAADLHDRLTEVLSVVYLMLNEGYLSTADSIHSERLVDDAEWLAALLHELAPDEPEVAGLLALIRLHRARGAARFDAAGDIVLLRDQDRSRWDHAAIGDAARLLARAARQHRPGPYQLQAAIVACHAEAPRWEDTDWKQIVLLYDMLLHVAPSPVTRLHRAVALRYTAGPPAALAELDALADPLDAYHLYHATRADLLRALGRPDDARGADARALELTANPAERAILHERLNWSA, encoded by the coding sequence GTGACCCACCCGTCGCATGCCGAGCTGACCCGCGTGGTGCGTGAGCACGCGGGCCGGCTCGCCGGCGCGCTGGTCCGGCTCATCGGTGACTTCGCCACCGCCGAGGACCTGGTGCAGGACGCCGTCGTGAAAGCCCTCGAACGCTGGCCTGCCGAGGGCATTCCCGAGCGGCCCGAGGCGTGGCTGTTCACCGTCGCGCGCCGGCGCGGCCTGGATATCCTGCGGCGCGAGAGCACCTACCGCGCCAAGCTCGCTCAGGTGCAGTGGCCGGTGCAGCCCGAGCCGGACGAACGCCTCCGGCTCATCTTCACCTGCTGCCACCCTTCGCTCCCCCGCGCCGCCCAGATCGCGCTGACCCTGCGGGTGGTCTGCGGGCTCACGACGGCGCAGATCGCCGGGGCCTTCCTGGTGCCGGAGGCGACCGTGGCGCAGCGGATCACCCGCGCCAAGCGCAAGATCACCGACGCCGGCATCCCGTATCGCCTGCCCGCCGCGGCGGACCTGCACGACCGCCTGACGGAGGTGCTCTCGGTCGTGTACCTGATGCTCAACGAGGGTTACCTGTCCACCGCGGATTCCATTCACTCCGAGCGCCTCGTCGACGACGCCGAATGGCTGGCGGCCCTGTTGCACGAGCTGGCCCCGGACGAGCCGGAGGTGGCCGGCCTGCTCGCGCTGATCCGCTTGCACCGTGCCCGCGGCGCCGCCCGGTTCGACGCCGCCGGCGACATCGTGCTGCTGCGGGACCAGGACCGATCGCGCTGGGACCACGCCGCGATCGGCGACGCGGCCCGGCTGCTCGCGCGAGCCGCCCGTCAGCACCGCCCCGGCCCGTACCAGCTACAGGCGGCGATCGTGGCCTGCCATGCCGAGGCGCCGCGTTGGGAGGACACCGACTGGAAGCAGATCGTGCTGCTCTACGACATGCTCCTGCACGTCGCTCCGTCGCCGGTCACCCGCCTGCACCGAGCCGTCGCGCTGCGCTACACGGCCGGGCCGCCCGCCGCGCTGGCCGAGCTGGATGCTCTGGCCGACCCTCTCGACGCGTACCACCTCTACCACGCGACCCGTGCGGACCTGCTGCGTGCACTCGGCCGTCCCGACGACGCCCGCGGCGCCGACGCGCGTGCCCTCGAGCTCACCGCCAACCCGGCCGAACGCGCCATCCTGCACGAGCGGCTCAACTGGTCCGCCTGA
- a CDS encoding YciI family protein, with amino-acid sequence MKYVLLFVDTEGFSAELESMSQADRDRAYGRVNAWMAEHAGVIRGGSKLQGPHTATTVRLDAPEPIVTDGPFVEGKEVVSGYVEVDVADLDEALRMARTWPGCPVVEIRPLEA; translated from the coding sequence ATGAAGTACGTGCTGTTGTTCGTCGACACCGAGGGGTTCTCGGCCGAGCTCGAGTCGATGTCGCAAGCCGACCGCGACCGCGCCTACGGCCGGGTGAACGCCTGGATGGCCGAACACGCGGGCGTCATCCGCGGCGGCAGCAAGCTCCAAGGCCCGCACACGGCCACCACGGTCCGGCTCGACGCGCCCGAGCCGATCGTCACCGACGGCCCGTTCGTCGAGGGCAAGGAGGTAGTCAGCGGGTACGTCGAGGTCGATGTCGCCGATCTCGACGAGGCGCTGCGGATGGCCCGCACCTGGCCGGGTTGCCCGGTGGTCGAGATCCGGCCGCTGGAGGCCTGA
- a CDS encoding VOC family protein codes for MTSTTPQPIPDTYRRVTPCLVVSDAAEALRFYADVFGAIERMRFPGPDGTVAHAEIVIGDSVVIVEDESPGMGTQAPPSGGLPGSPSFLFIYVEDVDAVVTRAVERGAALRRPPQDQFYGDRDGFVVDPYGHGWTIATHVEDVPPPELARRLAELQNLNQGA; via the coding sequence ATGACGTCGACCACGCCCCAGCCGATCCCGGACACCTACCGCCGGGTCACACCGTGCCTCGTGGTCAGCGACGCGGCCGAAGCACTGCGGTTCTACGCCGACGTGTTCGGCGCCATCGAGCGGATGCGCTTCCCGGGCCCGGACGGAACCGTCGCACACGCCGAGATCGTCATCGGCGACTCGGTGGTCATCGTCGAGGACGAGTCCCCGGGCATGGGCACCCAGGCGCCGCCATCCGGGGGGCTCCCCGGTTCGCCGTCGTTCCTGTTCATCTACGTCGAGGACGTCGACGCGGTCGTCACACGGGCGGTCGAACGGGGTGCGGCGCTGCGGCGGCCGCCGCAGGACCAGTTCTACGGTGACCGCGACGGCTTCGTCGTCGACCCGTACGGTCATGGCTGGACCATCGCGACGCACGTCGAGGACGTGCCGCCGCCGGAACTGGCACGGCGGTTGGCCGAGCTGCAGAACCTGAACCAGGGAGCCTGA
- a CDS encoding FadR/GntR family transcriptional regulator codes for MAVTDLAIEKIKQMILSGELKPGDRLPREADLAERLGLSRSSLREAVRALTLIHVLDVRQGDGTYVTSLSPDLLLDAMAFVIDFHGDDTVLQFFEVRRIIEPAAASMAAQRMSEEAVDKLAEVMSGIRPETDIEEFVAADLEFHRQVADGSGNPVLASLVESMSGPTHRARVWRGVTQESAVARSLAEHDAIVRAIRAREPEVARSWATVHVAGVEQWLREALILPEG; via the coding sequence ATGGCGGTGACCGACCTCGCGATCGAGAAGATCAAGCAGATGATCCTCAGCGGTGAGCTGAAGCCGGGCGACCGGCTGCCGCGCGAGGCCGACCTCGCCGAGCGGCTGGGACTGTCCCGTAGCTCGCTGCGTGAGGCCGTGCGGGCGCTGACCCTCATCCACGTCCTCGACGTGCGGCAGGGCGACGGCACCTACGTCACGAGCCTGTCGCCGGACCTGCTGCTCGACGCGATGGCGTTCGTCATCGACTTCCACGGCGACGACACCGTCCTGCAGTTCTTCGAGGTCAGGCGCATCATCGAGCCGGCCGCCGCGTCGATGGCCGCGCAACGCATGTCCGAGGAGGCGGTCGACAAGCTCGCTGAGGTGATGTCCGGGATCCGCCCGGAGACCGACATCGAGGAGTTCGTCGCCGCGGACCTGGAGTTCCACCGGCAGGTCGCCGACGGTTCCGGGAACCCCGTGCTCGCTTCACTGGTCGAGAGCATGTCCGGCCCCACGCACCGGGCTCGGGTGTGGCGTGGTGTCACGCAGGAGTCGGCAGTGGCCCGGTCGCTGGCCGAGCACGACGCGATCGTCCGCGCCATCCGGGCGCGGGAGCCGGAGGTCGCCCGCTCGTGGGCCACGGTCCACGTCGCCGGCGTCGAGCAGTGGCTCAGGGAGGCGTTGATTCTCCCGGAGGGGTGA
- a CDS encoding SOS response-associated peptidase: MCGRYVVDASIEDLMDEFAAVAGAGASDLGPSFNVAPTDRVPIVLERTDQPPEAGRQLHPARWGLVPPWAKDTAGGAKMINARLETAAGKPAYRGPFARRRCVVPASGYYEWQRGAGGRKQPFYIHPRDGVVAMAGLFEWWRDDRLPPDHPDRWVLSASVLTTAPAEHLAHIHDRMPVMLTRDQLAGWLDRGHDDTVALAELARAGTAEVAATLTARPVGPGVGNVRNNHPDLIAAPP, from the coding sequence GTGTGCGGACGGTACGTGGTCGACGCGTCGATCGAGGATCTCATGGACGAGTTCGCCGCGGTCGCCGGAGCCGGTGCGTCGGACCTCGGCCCGTCGTTCAACGTCGCACCCACCGACCGGGTACCGATCGTCCTGGAGCGCACCGACCAGCCGCCCGAGGCCGGCCGGCAGCTGCATCCGGCGCGTTGGGGACTGGTGCCGCCCTGGGCGAAGGACACCGCCGGTGGCGCGAAGATGATCAACGCCCGGTTGGAGACCGCCGCCGGCAAACCGGCCTATCGCGGCCCGTTCGCTCGCCGCCGCTGCGTTGTACCGGCCAGCGGCTACTACGAATGGCAGCGCGGTGCCGGCGGGAGGAAACAGCCGTTCTACATCCACCCGCGCGACGGGGTGGTGGCGATGGCTGGGCTGTTCGAGTGGTGGCGCGACGACCGGTTGCCGCCGGACCACCCGGACCGGTGGGTGCTGTCGGCGAGCGTCCTGACCACCGCCCCCGCCGAGCACCTGGCCCATATCCACGACCGGATGCCGGTGATGCTCACGCGTGACCAGCTGGCCGGTTGGCTCGACCGCGGCCACGACGACACCGTCGCGCTGGCCGAGCTCGCCCGGGCCGGCACCGCCGAGGTCGCCGCCACGTTGACGGCGCGGCCGGTCGGGCCCGGGGTGGGCAACGTCCGCAACAACCACCCCGACCTGATTGCGGCACCGCCCTGA